In Bradyrhizobium erythrophlei, a single genomic region encodes these proteins:
- a CDS encoding response regulator transcription factor, whose protein sequence is MNKAEARAQTIVLVEDEPAMVDEIRGELESKGYLVRPASIAQAADAARVGDAAMMIMDRIVFGEDSIVTLQALRREGVKVPVLVISALSSVDEKVKGLKAGGDDYLTKPFAMVELSARVEAMLRRLDDVRTTKLRVGDLEMDLIEKTVHRASNRIELLPREFRLLEYFLRHPGRVITRAMLLQEVWQYHFSLETNVVDVHISNLRKKIDTKGTPSLIVNIRGAGFMLNANP, encoded by the coding sequence ATGAACAAAGCCGAGGCCCGCGCTCAGACCATCGTGCTCGTCGAGGACGAGCCGGCGATGGTAGACGAGATCAGGGGCGAGCTTGAAAGCAAGGGCTATCTGGTCCGGCCGGCCTCCATCGCGCAGGCCGCGGACGCAGCGCGGGTCGGCGACGCTGCCATGATGATCATGGACCGGATCGTGTTCGGCGAGGACAGCATCGTGACGCTGCAAGCCTTGCGCAGGGAAGGCGTCAAGGTGCCGGTTCTGGTGATCTCGGCCTTGTCTTCCGTCGACGAGAAGGTCAAGGGCCTGAAGGCCGGCGGCGACGACTACCTGACCAAGCCGTTTGCCATGGTCGAGCTTTCTGCGCGGGTCGAAGCCATGCTGCGGCGCCTCGATGACGTGCGCACCACGAAATTGCGGGTCGGCGATCTCGAGATGGATCTGATCGAAAAGACGGTCCATCGCGCCAGCAACAGGATCGAGCTGTTGCCGCGCGAGTTTCGCCTGCTGGAATATTTTCTGCGCCATCCCGGGCGCGTCATCACGCGGGCGATGCTGTTGCAGGAGGTCTGGCAGTATCACTTCTCGCTCGAGACCAACGTGGTCGACGTCCACATCAGCAACCTGCGCAAGAAGATCGACACGAAAGGGACACCCTCGCTGATCGTGAACATACGCGGCGCGGGCTTTATGCTGAATGCGAATCCTTGA
- a CDS encoding PaaI family thioesterase: protein MTTEPAHEKLKAAGWTEVETSGFLNLIGPLWERAEDGNHEYAILAEHKHHNRRDRVQGGVLMTLADRASGMIARLVSGRPTLATVQMDVHFIDAGQIGELLIAKPRVVRVTHTLIFTATEVVAEGRVVATASGVFKILKDNS, encoded by the coding sequence ATGACGACAGAACCGGCCCACGAAAAGCTGAAAGCGGCCGGCTGGACCGAGGTCGAAACCAGCGGGTTCCTGAACCTGATCGGCCCGCTGTGGGAGCGTGCCGAGGATGGCAATCACGAATACGCGATCCTCGCAGAGCACAAGCATCACAACCGCCGCGACCGGGTGCAGGGCGGCGTGTTGATGACGCTGGCCGACCGCGCCTCGGGCATGATCGCGCGGCTGGTTTCCGGACGGCCGACGCTTGCCACGGTTCAGATGGACGTGCATTTCATCGACGCGGGACAAATCGGCGAACTTCTGATCGCAAAGCCGCGCGTGGTCCGCGTCACGCACACGCTGATCTTCACCGCCACCGAGGTCGTGGCCGAAGGCCGGGTCGTTGCGACCGCCAGCGGCGTCTTCAAGATCCTCAAAGACAACTCCTGA
- a CDS encoding beta-propeller fold lactonase family protein gives MSVFRNLGFALATTMLCGAAVTCVHAKPFMIVGIDEKVTWDNDGKTILAAPGKDSVLIVDLANPEDPKIVATLPLENSVVGPPVNLDIDPTGSVALVANSVDVVKDGDALKQVPNNQIFVIDMKANPPMLAATITGGKQPSGLSFSPSGKMALVANRADNSISVLSVNGTDVKITDTITFPDSVAHVIFTPDGKHALAVRFPAHKVSVLDVDGDKVTYNKVDLPTGQWPYNVVVTPNSKIALTSDNGNSGASDGSVDTTSVIDLEANPPRIIDRVVVGDGPEGLAMSPKGDLAVAAILRGSNANKKAFFYQKNGSLSILKIDGKKVTKTQDIEVGGLPEAVAFTPDGKYLLAGNYIDQDFSILKVNGTKVTDTGKRFKVPGHPASARMGH, from the coding sequence ATGTCTGTTTTTCGTAACCTCGGATTTGCGCTCGCGACCACGATGCTGTGCGGCGCGGCCGTCACTTGCGTCCATGCCAAGCCCTTCATGATCGTCGGCATCGACGAGAAAGTGACATGGGACAACGACGGCAAGACCATCCTCGCCGCTCCGGGCAAGGATTCCGTTCTGATCGTCGACCTCGCCAATCCGGAAGATCCCAAGATCGTGGCGACGCTGCCGCTGGAGAATTCCGTGGTCGGTCCGCCCGTCAACCTCGACATCGATCCGACCGGCTCGGTCGCACTGGTCGCGAATTCGGTTGACGTCGTAAAAGATGGCGACGCGCTGAAGCAGGTGCCGAACAACCAGATCTTCGTGATCGACATGAAGGCCAATCCGCCGATGCTCGCGGCCACCATCACCGGCGGCAAGCAGCCATCGGGCCTGAGCTTCAGCCCATCGGGCAAGATGGCGCTGGTCGCCAACCGCGCCGATAATTCGATCAGCGTCTTGTCGGTGAACGGCACCGACGTGAAGATCACCGATACCATCACCTTCCCAGACAGCGTCGCGCATGTCATTTTCACGCCCGACGGCAAGCATGCGCTCGCCGTGCGCTTCCCCGCGCACAAGGTCTCGGTGCTCGACGTCGACGGCGACAAGGTGACCTATAACAAGGTCGACCTGCCGACCGGCCAGTGGCCATATAACGTCGTGGTCACGCCCAACAGCAAGATCGCGCTGACCTCGGACAACGGCAATTCCGGCGCTTCCGACGGCAGCGTCGACACCACGAGCGTGATCGACCTCGAAGCCAACCCGCCGCGGATCATCGATCGCGTCGTGGTCGGCGACGGCCCCGAGGGGCTTGCCATGTCGCCCAAGGGCGATCTTGCGGTCGCGGCGATCCTGCGTGGCTCCAACGCCAACAAGAAGGCGTTCTTCTACCAGAAGAACGGCAGCCTCTCGATCCTGAAGATCGACGGCAAGAAGGTGACCAAGACCCAGGACATCGAGGTCGGAGGATTGCCGGAGGCGGTCGCATTCACACCGGACGGCAAGTATCTTCTGGCCGGAAATTATATCGATCAGGATTTCTCGATCCTGAAGGTCAACGGCACCAAGGTGACCGACACCGGCAAGCGCTTCAAAGTGCCGGGTCATCCGGCCTCGGCGCGGATGGGGCATTAA
- a CDS encoding Bug family tripartite tricarboxylate transporter substrate binding protein: MRGVSALLAQLLVALGVGSGVAGAQTYPSRTITFVVPFPPGGSTSLVGRVIADRMSQLLGQSIIVDNRGGAGGTVGAKAVAKSEPDGYTLMVGYTGTLAIAPSLYRSAGYDPRKDFVPIGMIGSAPSSLVVHPSFPAKTVAEAIAYAKANPGKVNFGSAGIGTVGHITGEYFARAAGIRIVHIPYKGSGPAVSDLLGGHIPMSFSPIATTAGNVKAGLLRGLAVTSVRRNPLLPDVPTMIEAGVTGFDAVLAYGLVAPAGTPRFVIDKLNAALQTALASDEVKKQLELDGTEITPSTPEEYADFIDKDEKKWSELVKASGVEPE; the protein is encoded by the coding sequence ATGCGCGGTGTGAGCGCGTTGCTTGCCCAGTTGTTGGTCGCGCTCGGCGTCGGCAGTGGGGTCGCCGGCGCGCAAACCTATCCGAGCCGCACGATCACATTCGTGGTCCCGTTTCCGCCGGGCGGTTCGACCTCGCTCGTCGGACGCGTGATCGCCGACCGGATGAGCCAGTTGCTCGGCCAAAGCATCATTGTCGACAACAGAGGCGGGGCAGGCGGCACGGTCGGCGCCAAGGCGGTCGCCAAGAGCGAACCGGACGGTTACACGCTCATGGTCGGTTACACCGGCACGCTTGCGATCGCCCCGTCTCTCTACCGCAGTGCCGGCTACGATCCGCGCAAGGATTTTGTGCCGATCGGCATGATCGGCAGCGCGCCGTCGTCGCTCGTGGTGCATCCGTCGTTTCCCGCGAAGACCGTGGCCGAGGCGATCGCTTATGCCAAAGCCAATCCGGGCAAGGTCAACTTCGGCTCGGCCGGCATCGGCACGGTGGGCCATATCACGGGCGAGTATTTTGCGCGTGCGGCCGGAATCCGGATCGTTCACATCCCCTACAAGGGATCGGGACCGGCCGTCAGCGACCTCCTGGGCGGACATATTCCGATGTCGTTCTCGCCGATCGCGACCACCGCCGGCAACGTCAAGGCGGGCTTGTTGCGCGGCCTTGCCGTGACCTCGGTCCGCCGCAACCCGTTATTGCCCGATGTGCCGACGATGATCGAAGCCGGTGTCACAGGCTTCGATGCGGTCCTCGCCTATGGTCTCGTGGCGCCCGCGGGCACGCCGCGCTTTGTCATCGACAAGCTCAACGCGGCGCTGCAAACGGCGCTTGCCTCCGATGAGGTAAAAAAGCAGCTCGAGCTTGACGGAACCGAGATCACGCCGAGCACGCCGGAAGAATATGCCGATTTCATCGACAAGGACGAAAAGAAGTGGTCGGAGCTCGTAAAGGCGAGCGGGGTCGAGCCGGAGTAG
- a CDS encoding MFS transporter yields the protein MRQADKHVERKLDALNFFLADVRDGLGPYLAIYLLTERKWDEASIGEVMSLAALAGILAQTPAGALIDRSRAKRSWMVAAAIGVTAGSLTLPFTDQFIPVAATQVLAHAAGSIFAPGVAALSLGIVGISAFARRIGRNEAFNHAGNATGAAIAGLSAYFYGPVTVFWLIAAMALASVLATLSIPREAIDDDVARGLDHTNADDPAPHDQPSGYRVLLTCRPLLIFAVATALFHFSNAAMLPLVGQKLALVNRNLGTTLMSVCIIAAQIVMVPFAILVGKKADAWGRKPIFAAALAVLMLRGALYPVSDNPYWLLSVQLLDGVGAGIFGALFPLVVADLTHGTGHFNVSQGAIATATGIGAALSTGVAGFIVVHAGYDAAFLFLAAVAGIGLGLFAALMPETAPYQGRIRKTSNSDAARVMSPREPARERPVPGRTLYVCFS from the coding sequence TTGCGGCAGGCGGACAAACACGTTGAGCGCAAGCTGGATGCGCTGAATTTCTTTCTCGCCGATGTGCGCGACGGCCTCGGCCCTTACCTCGCGATTTACCTGCTGACCGAACGGAAGTGGGACGAGGCCAGCATCGGCGAGGTGATGTCGCTGGCGGCACTCGCCGGCATCCTGGCGCAAACGCCGGCCGGCGCACTGATTGACCGCAGCCGCGCCAAACGCAGCTGGATGGTTGCGGCCGCCATCGGCGTCACCGCGGGGAGCCTCACGCTGCCATTCACCGATCAATTTATACCGGTCGCCGCGACGCAGGTGTTGGCGCACGCCGCTGGCAGCATCTTCGCGCCCGGCGTTGCTGCGCTGTCGCTCGGAATTGTCGGGATTTCGGCCTTCGCGCGCCGCATCGGCCGCAACGAGGCCTTCAATCACGCCGGCAACGCCACCGGCGCCGCGATTGCCGGGCTTTCAGCCTATTTCTACGGACCCGTGACGGTGTTCTGGCTCATCGCCGCGATGGCGCTGGCGAGCGTGCTGGCAACGCTTTCGATCCCGCGTGAGGCCATCGACGATGATGTCGCACGCGGCCTCGACCATACCAACGCGGACGATCCGGCCCCGCACGATCAACCCTCCGGCTACCGCGTATTGTTGACCTGCCGGCCACTTCTGATCTTCGCGGTCGCAACCGCGCTGTTTCATTTTTCGAATGCAGCCATGCTGCCGCTGGTCGGCCAGAAGCTCGCTCTCGTCAATCGCAACCTCGGCACCACCTTGATGTCGGTGTGCATCATCGCAGCCCAGATCGTGATGGTGCCGTTCGCGATCCTGGTCGGCAAAAAAGCGGATGCCTGGGGCCGCAAGCCGATCTTTGCCGCGGCGCTCGCCGTGCTGATGCTGCGCGGCGCGCTCTATCCGGTCTCCGACAACCCGTACTGGCTGCTATCGGTGCAACTGCTCGACGGTGTCGGCGCCGGGATTTTCGGCGCGCTATTTCCGCTCGTGGTCGCCGACCTCACCCATGGCACCGGCCACTTCAACGTCAGCCAGGGCGCAATTGCCACCGCGACCGGAATTGGCGCTGCGCTGAGTACCGGCGTCGCCGGCTTCATCGTGGTCCATGCCGGATATGACGCAGCTTTCCTGTTTCTCGCCGCCGTCGCGGGCATTGGCCTCGGTTTGTTCGCAGCTCTGATGCCGGAGACCGCGCCATACCAAGGTCGAATCCGGAAGACTAGCAACAGCGATGCGGCCCGCGTAATGTCCCCCCGCGAACCGGCCCGTGAGAGGCCGGTGCCAGGGAGAACATTATATGTCTGTTTTTCGTAA
- a CDS encoding aldo/keto reductase produces the protein MEYRQLGRSGLKVSPICLGTMMFGGPTDEATSMRIVAKAREAGINFIDTADAYSSGGSETVVGRAISNNRPGWVLATKLANQMGDDPSRGGLSRRWVLQAADESLKRLGTDYVDIYYLHKEDHATPLSETVRAMGELIKQGKVRYFGVSNFRSWRVAEICNICDDIGIDRPIVSQPYYNAMNRMPEVEHIPACNYYGLGIVAYSPLARGVLTGKYKPDAAPDASTRAGRSDTRMMQTEWRPESLQLAQEIRKHAEARGITAGQFAVGWVLNSAFVTGVVAGPRTEAHWDDYVRALDYRFTADDEALIDRLVVTGHPSTPGYNDPQYPIEGRKTRG, from the coding sequence GTGGAGTATCGTCAACTTGGCCGCAGCGGCCTCAAGGTTTCACCGATCTGCCTCGGCACCATGATGTTCGGCGGGCCAACCGATGAAGCGACCTCGATGCGCATCGTCGCGAAGGCGCGCGAAGCCGGCATCAACTTCATCGATACGGCGGACGCCTATTCGAGCGGCGGCTCGGAGACCGTGGTCGGCCGCGCCATTTCCAACAACCGGCCGGGCTGGGTGCTAGCGACAAAACTCGCCAATCAGATGGGCGACGATCCCAGCCGCGGCGGCCTGTCACGGCGTTGGGTGCTGCAAGCCGCCGACGAAAGCTTGAAGCGGCTCGGCACCGACTACGTCGACATCTACTATCTGCACAAGGAAGACCATGCGACACCGCTTTCGGAAACCGTGCGCGCGATGGGCGAACTGATCAAGCAGGGCAAGGTGCGCTATTTCGGCGTCTCGAACTTTCGGTCCTGGCGCGTCGCTGAAATCTGCAACATCTGCGACGATATCGGCATCGATCGCCCGATCGTCAGCCAACCCTATTACAACGCGATGAACCGCATGCCGGAAGTCGAGCACATTCCCGCCTGCAATTATTATGGGCTCGGCATCGTCGCCTATAGCCCGCTCGCGCGCGGCGTACTCACCGGCAAATACAAGCCGGATGCCGCGCCGGACGCCAGCACGCGCGCAGGTCGCAGCGACACCCGCATGATGCAGACGGAATGGCGGCCGGAGTCGCTGCAACTGGCGCAGGAAATCCGCAAGCATGCGGAAGCGCGCGGCATCACCGCGGGCCAGTTCGCGGTCGGCTGGGTGCTCAACTCGGCCTTTGTCACTGGCGTCGTCGCCGGCCCGCGCACCGAAGCGCATTGGGACGACTATGTGCGCGCGCTCGACTATCGTTTCACGGCCGATGACGAAGCCTTGATCGACCGGCTCGTTGTCACAGGTCACCCGTCGACGCCCGGCTACAACGATCCGCAATACCCGATCGAAGGCCGGAAGACGCGCGGTTAG
- a CDS encoding tetratricopeptide repeat protein, whose translation MQTSAPAGVSPDNDVTSSAAQQQLRLGLDLYKQGRAADAIAAFRHGLAEAEKSGTESTEIVSELHSKLGNVAAASGDVGLASASYQAALTIAPHLTNCWCSFGDLHLRCGQHQSAIELYLQALRINPRHWAARANMVQALMAAKQYLVAKAILIELKGERPQDARIHHLLGKTLFELNEIGPAIESFQEAVALNPQDAESINWIGALRQAAGDDKAAQQAYAEAARIEPLIRRPAARQPAEFRVLALYAPFGGNTPTEYLFENAFFDTDTLSLFPDRDYDTAALGENIHLVINLVSDADQTGDLLPLAADLVDRFGLPTVNHPRKVAQTTRDAVAKLLGGIPHCRVPQALRLKAGSDHSEAALEAMLPFTSSCLARPVGTHGGDDFEKVEDLAGLSAFLSQRADHDHYLIEYIDYLSADGHFRKYRFIFVDDQVLPYHLCIGSDWKLHHINTDMAHHAWMQQEEAAFLGDAGAVFGQAQMQALHDIRARMGLDYFGIDCGLDRDGNVVVFEVNASMLVHARNEGFLYKTPAVERIKSAYDAMLRKLVKPR comes from the coding sequence ATGCAGACCTCAGCGCCTGCTGGCGTTTCTCCGGATAATGACGTCACCAGTTCCGCCGCCCAGCAGCAACTGCGTCTTGGTCTTGACCTGTACAAGCAGGGAAGGGCCGCGGACGCCATCGCCGCGTTCCGGCACGGGCTTGCGGAGGCCGAAAAGAGCGGGACCGAATCCACCGAGATCGTGTCCGAACTGCATTCCAAGCTAGGCAACGTCGCAGCGGCCTCCGGCGATGTCGGGCTCGCCAGCGCCAGTTATCAGGCGGCCTTGACGATCGCGCCGCATCTGACGAATTGCTGGTGCAGCTTTGGCGATCTGCATTTGAGATGCGGGCAGCACCAGAGCGCCATCGAGCTCTACCTTCAGGCCTTGAGGATCAACCCACGCCATTGGGCGGCCCGGGCCAACATGGTTCAGGCGCTGATGGCGGCAAAGCAATATCTCGTCGCCAAGGCGATCCTCATCGAGTTGAAGGGCGAACGCCCGCAGGACGCGCGAATCCACCACCTGCTCGGCAAAACGCTTTTCGAGCTGAACGAGATCGGCCCCGCGATCGAAAGCTTTCAGGAGGCCGTTGCGCTCAATCCGCAGGACGCCGAGAGCATCAACTGGATCGGTGCGCTCAGACAGGCGGCCGGCGACGACAAGGCCGCGCAACAAGCCTATGCGGAAGCGGCGCGGATCGAGCCGCTGATCCGCCGTCCCGCCGCCAGGCAGCCGGCGGAATTTCGCGTGCTGGCGCTGTACGCGCCGTTCGGCGGCAACACGCCGACCGAATATCTTTTCGAAAACGCGTTTTTCGACACCGATACGCTGTCGCTGTTCCCCGACCGTGACTACGACACGGCTGCCTTGGGGGAGAACATCCACCTCGTCATCAATCTGGTGTCGGACGCGGACCAGACCGGGGATTTGTTGCCGCTCGCGGCCGACCTGGTCGACCGGTTCGGTCTGCCGACCGTCAATCATCCGCGCAAGGTTGCCCAGACGACACGCGATGCGGTTGCGAAACTGCTTGGGGGAATTCCGCACTGCCGCGTTCCGCAAGCGCTGCGGCTGAAAGCGGGTAGCGATCATTCCGAAGCGGCGCTCGAGGCGATGTTGCCGTTCACGTCGAGCTGCCTGGCGCGGCCGGTCGGCACCCATGGCGGCGACGATTTCGAAAAGGTCGAGGATCTCGCAGGCCTGTCCGCGTTCCTGTCGCAACGGGCGGACCACGACCACTACCTGATCGAATATATCGACTATCTTTCGGCTGACGGTCATTTCCGGAAGTACCGGTTCATCTTCGTGGACGATCAGGTCCTTCCCTATCATCTCTGCATCGGGAGCGACTGGAAGCTGCATCACATCAACACCGACATGGCCCATCACGCCTGGATGCAGCAGGAGGAGGCGGCGTTTCTCGGCGATGCCGGCGCGGTATTCGGGCAAGCGCAGATGCAGGCGCTACATGATATTCGTGCGCGCATGGGTCTGGATTATTTCGGGATCGATTGCGGGCTCGATCGCGACGGCAATGTCGTCGTGTTCGAGGTCAACGCCTCGATGCTGGTCCACGCCCGTAACGAAGGCTTCCTTTACAAGACGCCGGCGGTGGAACGCATCAAGTCTGCCTATGACGCGATGCTGCGAAAGCTGGTCAAACCGCGCTAG
- a CDS encoding sensor histidine kinase, whose translation MRILEFFRSSAVRVALAFVLVTTVATTAVFGLVYFRIGEANEARNRIILETEAAKSVDRSVEELRGAFEVRLTNDLRRIDYAALFDSNRKAMFGNIDALPPIPVDGKAHYVAATHVPGSDNRIEPVIFVARQRPDGNIMVLGRSLLETLAFRRTVQSALLAGLAPMLLLALAIGAYFARRSSRRLTAIHDTIARIMKGDTDLRLPVGSRRDPIARISRDVNLMLDEIGRLLVQLKGVGDNIAHDLRSPLAVVHAQLERGLESSSDEQLRTVAKQALAHIDKAMLTVAALLRLADVEYSPTSRNFQSIDLSAICADLFEFYEPLAESKSIKMTLETKSPVQIQGDGDLMREAVSNLIGNAIKFTPENGSVGIAVFRENGLPVVRVRDSGIGVEPAERDKIFQRFYRTSSGHRVPGSGLGLSITAAIANLHELDLRFNDNNPGAVFEMVGRRR comes from the coding sequence ATGCGAATCCTTGAATTTTTCCGTTCCTCGGCGGTGCGCGTCGCGCTCGCCTTCGTGCTGGTCACGACCGTGGCGACCACGGCGGTGTTCGGTCTCGTGTACTTCCGGATCGGCGAGGCCAACGAAGCCAGGAACCGCATCATCCTGGAAACCGAGGCCGCCAAGAGCGTCGACCGCTCCGTCGAGGAATTAAGGGGCGCCTTTGAAGTCAGGCTGACGAACGATCTGCGGCGCATCGATTATGCGGCGCTGTTCGATTCCAATCGCAAGGCGATGTTCGGCAATATCGACGCCCTGCCTCCGATTCCGGTGGACGGCAAAGCGCATTACGTTGCGGCGACGCATGTGCCCGGCAGCGACAACCGGATCGAGCCGGTCATTTTCGTCGCGCGTCAGCGTCCCGACGGCAACATCATGGTGCTTGGCCGCAGCTTGCTGGAAACGCTGGCCTTCCGCCGCACGGTGCAAAGCGCGCTGCTGGCCGGGCTTGCGCCGATGCTGCTGCTGGCGCTTGCCATCGGCGCCTACTTCGCCCGCCGCTCGTCGCGCCGGCTCACCGCCATTCATGACACCATTGCCCGCATCATGAAGGGAGATACGGATCTGCGGCTGCCGGTCGGTTCGCGGCGCGATCCGATCGCCCGGATATCGCGCGACGTCAACCTGATGCTGGACGAAATCGGACGGCTGCTGGTGCAGCTCAAGGGCGTCGGCGACAATATCGCCCATGACTTGCGCAGTCCGCTCGCCGTCGTTCACGCCCAGCTCGAGCGCGGGCTCGAAAGTTCGAGCGACGAGCAACTGCGCACCGTTGCGAAACAGGCGCTCGCCCATATCGACAAGGCCATGCTGACGGTGGCGGCGCTCCTGCGTCTGGCCGATGTCGAATACAGCCCCACATCGCGCAACTTTCAATCGATCGACCTGTCGGCGATCTGCGCCGATCTGTTCGAGTTCTACGAGCCGCTGGCCGAGTCGAAATCGATCAAGATGACGCTGGAAACGAAATCGCCGGTCCAGATCCAGGGCGATGGCGACCTGATGCGCGAGGCGGTCTCGAACCTGATCGGCAACGCCATCAAGTTCACGCCCGAGAACGGCAGCGTCGGCATTGCGGTGTTCCGGGAGAACGGCCTGCCGGTGGTGCGGGTGCGCGATAGCGGGATCGGCGTCGAACCGGCGGAGCGTGACAAGATATTTCAGCGTTTCTACCGGACCTCGAGCGGGCACCGCGTTCCCGGCAGCGGGCTTGGCCTGAGTATCACCGCGGCCATCGCCAACCTCCACGAGCTCGACCTGCGGTTCAACGACAATAACCCCGGCGCCGTGTTCGAAATGGTCGGCCGCAGGCGCTAG
- a CDS encoding HpcH/HpaI aldolase/citrate lyase family protein encodes MRRLRPARFCRSWLLLEGANEAVLGRAPESGADVLIQELEDFTPPELRPAARTLAPDLYGAWRAAGQIAGVRVNPLDQDGMDDLAAVMRGAPDIVALPKVAEPFHVTRLDEAVTRFERDYGIPEGSTALLPNIEFARGLVQTVAIAKASRRTSACLMASEDMAADLGAERGPDGVELAYCRQRFLVECVAADVVAVDCPYTFSDPEGVAQDTRWARRLGYVAKSLVDPAHALVVNGVLSPGVDEVERAKRLVSAFDAARAAGQGRVELDGALVEMPAYQTAKRLLARHEAMQAYERGSSS; translated from the coding sequence ATGCGCCGTCTGCGGCCAGCGCGATTTTGCCGGTCCTGGCTCCTTCTCGAAGGCGCCAATGAAGCGGTGCTGGGCCGCGCGCCGGAGAGCGGCGCCGACGTCCTGATCCAGGAGCTGGAAGATTTCACGCCACCTGAATTGCGTCCCGCCGCGCGGACGCTGGCGCCTGATCTCTATGGGGCATGGCGCGCGGCCGGCCAGATCGCCGGCGTTCGCGTCAATCCGCTCGATCAGGACGGCATGGACGATCTCGCCGCCGTGATGCGTGGGGCGCCGGACATCGTCGCGCTGCCGAAGGTGGCCGAACCTTTTCATGTCACGCGGCTCGACGAAGCGGTGACGCGGTTCGAGCGCGACTACGGCATCCCCGAAGGCTCGACCGCGCTGTTGCCGAATATCGAATTCGCCCGCGGTCTGGTGCAGACCGTTGCCATAGCGAAGGCCAGCCGGCGCACCAGCGCCTGCCTGATGGCCTCCGAAGACATGGCCGCGGATCTCGGCGCCGAGCGGGGGCCGGACGGTGTTGAACTGGCTTATTGCCGTCAGCGCTTTCTGGTCGAGTGCGTCGCCGCCGACGTCGTCGCGGTCGATTGTCCCTATACGTTCAGCGATCCGGAAGGCGTGGCACAGGATACGCGCTGGGCGCGTCGGCTGGGCTATGTCGCCAAAAGCCTGGTCGATCCGGCGCATGCGCTAGTCGTCAACGGCGTCCTGTCGCCGGGCGTGGACGAGGTTGAGCGCGCCAAACGCCTCGTTTCGGCATTTGACGCTGCGCGTGCAGCGGGGCAGGGGCGGGTCGAGCTCGATGGGGCGCTGGTCGAAATGCCGGCCTATCAGACCGCCAAACGCCTGCTCGCCCGTCACGAGGCAATGCAGGCGTATGAGCGGGGCAGTTCGAGTTAG